The Fusobacterium necrophorum subsp. necrophorum genome has a window encoding:
- a CDS encoding Fic family protein, with protein MLENTIMEKITDEYKNDLLVRMAHHSTAIEGNTLTQEDTTSILIYGYIPKGMNEREYYEVKNYKKVFSFLLEAEKEISSTLMKQYHKLIMENLRDDNGQFKKTGNMVIGADFEPTKPYLVPSMIENWCNNLKYRLENTKTLEEKVEATLEQHIQFEKIHPFPDGNGRTGRLLIIHSCLKEGMPPIIIPKEEKGKYISLLQSEDIKEFTKWGLELQKKERTRIEAFYNKEKSTIKEPKNLWERKMKEGKEGNSR; from the coding sequence ATGTTAGAGAACACTATAATGGAAAAAATAACGGATGAGTATAAAAATGATTTATTAGTTCGAATGGCTCACCACTCTACAGCAATTGAAGGAAATACTTTAACACAGGAAGATACTACTTCTATTCTAATATATGGCTATATTCCAAAAGGAATGAATGAAAGAGAGTATTATGAAGTTAAGAATTATAAGAAAGTTTTTTCTTTTCTGTTAGAAGCAGAGAAAGAAATTTCTTCTACTTTAATGAAACAGTATCATAAACTCATTATGGAAAATCTTCGGGACGATAATGGTCAATTTAAGAAAACAGGGAATATGGTTATAGGAGCTGATTTTGAACCTACAAAACCTTATTTAGTGCCTTCTATGATAGAAAATTGGTGTAATAATTTGAAATATCGTTTAGAGAATACAAAAACCTTAGAAGAAAAGGTAGAAGCTACCTTAGAGCAACATATTCAATTTGAAAAAATCCACCCATTTCCTGATGGAAATGGAAGGACAGGAAGATTATTGATTATTCATAGTTGTTTAAAGGAAGGAATGCCACCTATCATTATTCCAAAAGAAGAGAAAGGAAAGTATATTTCTTTATTGCAATCTGAAGATATAAAAGAATTTACAAAATGGGGATTGGAATTACAAAAAAAAGAAAGAACAAGAATAGAAGCATTTTATAACAAAGAAAAATCAACTATAAAAGAGCCAAAAAATCTCTGGGAAAGAAAAATGAAAGAAGGAAAAGAGGGAAATTCTAGATAG
- a CDS encoding type II toxin-antitoxin system RelE/ParE family toxin translates to MKYQVEFTKEASKKFKKLDNSIKNILLSWIMKNLQNCSNPRAFGKALKGNLSDKWRYRVGDYRILVKIEDNKIIITIVDIGHRKDIYE, encoded by the coding sequence ATGAAATATCAAGTAGAATTTACAAAAGAGGCAAGTAAGAAATTTAAAAAACTAGATAACTCTATCAAAAATATTTTACTTTCTTGGATTATGAAAAACCTTCAAAATTGTTCTAATCCTCGAGCCTTTGGGAAAGCATTGAAAGGGAATTTATCAGATAAATGGCGTTATCGTGTTGGAGATTATAGAATATTGGTAAAGATAGAAGATAATAAAATTATTATAACCATTGTAGACATAGGACACAGAAAAGATATTTACGAGTAA
- a CDS encoding DUF6290 family protein, translating to MSVVSLRLNEKETKILKEFANFENMGLSTYIKKVLFEKLEEEYELRLFDRLWSEHIEAGGETLTLEEVAKENGIEL from the coding sequence ATGTCTGTAGTATCATTAAGACTAAATGAAAAAGAAACAAAAATATTAAAAGAATTTGCAAATTTTGAAAATATGGGACTTTCCACTTATATTAAAAAAGTTTTATTTGAAAAATTAGAAGAAGAATATGAACTAAGGTTATTTGATAGGTTATGGAGTGAGCATATAGAGGCAGGCGGAGAAACACTAACATTGGAAGAAGTCGCAAAAGAAAATGGGATTGAGTTATGA